Proteins found in one Terribacillus sp. DMT04 genomic segment:
- the ndk gene encoding nucleoside-diphosphate kinase — translation MENTFLMVKPDGVQRGLVGDIVTRFEKKGLKLRAAKMMVVTEEQAKTHYIEHENKPFFSSLISYITSGPVFAMVWEGKDAVALTRSMIGATKPTEAAPGTIRGDYAMEMSRNIIHGSDSAESAEREITNMFDADELLSYEQVTAKWLYE, via the coding sequence ATGGAAAACACATTTTTGATGGTAAAACCGGATGGCGTTCAACGCGGTTTAGTTGGTGATATTGTAACGAGATTTGAAAAGAAAGGTCTCAAGCTTCGCGCCGCTAAGATGATGGTTGTAACAGAAGAGCAAGCTAAAACACATTACATAGAACATGAAAATAAACCTTTCTTTAGTTCACTCATCAGTTACATCACATCAGGTCCGGTATTTGCAATGGTATGGGAAGGCAAAGATGCAGTTGCGCTAACACGCAGCATGATTGGCGCTACCAAACCGACAGAAGCTGCACCGGGAACAATCAGAGGAGACTATGCCATGGAAATGAGCCGCAATATTATCCATGGTTCTGACAGTGCAGAAAGTGCAGAACGCGAAATCACAAATATGTTTGATGCAGATGAACTGCTCAGCTACGAGCAAGTTACAGCAAAATGGTTATATGAATAA
- the hepT gene encoding heptaprenyl diphosphate synthase component II has translation MKLPMIYSYLKKDLDKIEDAMTDIIRAEHPVLEDASVQLLRAGGKRIRPVFVLLSGKFGTYELPRIQTVAVTLELIHMASLVHDDVIDDAELRRGKPTVKAKWDNKVAMYAGDYIFARSLEYLSNLKEPRAHQILAHTIVELCIGEVEQIRDKYRIEQHVKDYLRRIRRKTAILIAASSRIGAIASGAPLAYERALYRYGYYVGMSYQIIDDVLDFTASEADLGKPAGGDLLQGNMTLPALFACEDDAFREKLTEAFRNPEQLNQEKLQPFIQHIKSSDAIKRSLAISDRYLQKAYQELDKLPPTRDRNTLKQIARHIGKRSS, from the coding sequence TTGAAATTACCGATGATTTACTCATATTTAAAAAAGGACCTGGACAAAATCGAGGATGCAATGACTGACATAATCCGCGCTGAGCATCCGGTCCTGGAGGATGCGTCGGTACAGCTTTTGCGTGCCGGCGGCAAACGAATCCGCCCAGTGTTTGTCTTGCTGAGCGGGAAGTTCGGCACTTACGAACTGCCACGTATTCAAACAGTAGCCGTGACACTTGAGCTGATTCATATGGCTTCGCTCGTCCATGATGATGTTATTGATGACGCAGAGCTCCGGCGTGGAAAACCCACTGTAAAAGCGAAATGGGACAATAAAGTAGCCATGTATGCAGGTGACTACATCTTTGCGCGTTCTTTGGAATACTTGTCCAACCTAAAAGAACCTCGCGCACATCAGATTCTTGCACATACGATTGTGGAGCTTTGTATAGGCGAAGTAGAACAAATAAGAGATAAATATCGTATTGAACAGCATGTGAAAGATTATTTACGGCGGATACGGCGTAAGACAGCTATTCTAATTGCAGCGAGTTCCCGCATTGGGGCAATTGCATCTGGAGCACCGCTTGCTTATGAACGGGCATTGTATCGCTATGGCTATTATGTGGGCATGAGCTATCAAATCATTGACGATGTGCTTGACTTCACTGCATCAGAAGCAGATTTGGGAAAACCAGCCGGAGGCGATTTGCTGCAGGGGAATATGACATTGCCTGCTTTATTTGCTTGCGAAGATGATGCTTTCAGAGAAAAGCTTACGGAAGCATTTCGTAATCCGGAGCAGTTGAATCAGGAAAAATTGCAGCCATTCATTCAGCATATCAAATCGTCAGACGCTATAAAACGTTCGTTGGCAATAAGTGATCGTTACTTACAGAAAGCATATCAAGAATTGGACAAGCTGCCGCCAACAAGAGATCGTAATACGTTAAAACAGATTGCTAGACATATCGGGAAGCGAAGCTCCTAA
- the menG gene encoding demethylmenaquinone methyltransferase — MAQETKEQRVHHVFEKIYDRYDFMNSVISFRRHRAWRRSVMKKMNVQPGDAALDVCCGTGDWSFALAKAVGPTGHVTGLDFSKNMLSVAEKKIEEKPHEQLTFTWGNAMELPFEDNTFDFVTIGFGLRNVPDYLQVLKEMYRVVKPGGKVVCLETSQPTTIGFKQVYYFYFKRIMPVLGKLLAKSYDEYSWLQESAKDFPGKKELRSLFQQAGLTNVKIKTYTGGVAAMHMGEKPAMKD; from the coding sequence ATGGCACAAGAGACGAAAGAACAGCGTGTACATCACGTTTTCGAAAAAATATACGATCGCTATGATTTTATGAATTCAGTCATTTCCTTCAGGCGCCATCGAGCTTGGAGACGAAGTGTCATGAAGAAGATGAATGTTCAGCCCGGAGATGCGGCGCTTGACGTATGCTGCGGCACCGGAGACTGGTCATTTGCGCTCGCAAAAGCTGTTGGACCGACAGGACATGTGACTGGACTTGATTTCAGTAAAAACATGCTGTCGGTAGCAGAGAAGAAGATAGAAGAGAAGCCGCATGAACAATTAACATTTACTTGGGGAAATGCAATGGAGCTTCCCTTTGAGGATAATACCTTTGACTTTGTGACAATCGGTTTTGGTCTGCGGAATGTCCCTGACTATTTGCAAGTACTAAAAGAAATGTATCGCGTCGTCAAGCCTGGCGGTAAAGTGGTATGCCTGGAAACATCGCAGCCTACTACAATTGGCTTCAAACAAGTATACTATTTTTATTTCAAGCGAATCATGCCAGTCTTAGGAAAACTTTTGGCTAAAAGTTATGATGAATACAGCTGGCTGCAAGAATCTGCGAAAGACTTTCCCGGGAAGAAAGAACTTCGGAGTTTATTCCAGCAAGCTGGGCTGACTAATGTAAAGATTAAAACATATACCGGCGGAGTAGCCGCCATGCATATGGGAGAGAAGCCAGCAATGAAAGACTAA
- a CDS encoding heptaprenyl diphosphate synthase component 1 — translation MSYASMEELHTLRKKIENRMQQAYLDENLDIPYLDDYKLLLLQTLFGQANLPDKQQTDYIVTIMLIQMALDTHDLVIRTTKADETADERVDRQLTVLAGNYYSALYYKILAELEDIDMVALLATAIKEINEQKMALYYDTDSAAAFFHILGRMEGALFYAAASPFIKTKELEPLVDYFIISRLNQEAFMNEPTPLIIRLGKILEQDHSTLTITEAINQELEEASERLTRNLHKMPQVYAAAARRLLLQENRQEELYLEEG, via the coding sequence TTGTCCTATGCATCCATGGAAGAATTACATACACTACGAAAAAAAATAGAGAATCGCATGCAGCAGGCTTATCTTGACGAAAATTTGGATATACCATACTTAGATGACTACAAGCTGCTGCTGCTGCAGACACTATTTGGTCAAGCTAACCTGCCCGATAAGCAGCAGACAGACTATATCGTCACGATTATGCTGATCCAAATGGCGCTGGATACACATGACCTCGTAATCCGGACGACGAAGGCTGATGAGACAGCAGATGAAAGAGTAGACAGACAGTTAACTGTGCTGGCAGGTAACTATTACAGTGCGCTCTACTATAAAATTTTAGCTGAACTTGAAGATATTGATATGGTCGCTTTATTAGCAACTGCGATTAAAGAGATTAACGAGCAGAAGATGGCACTTTATTATGATACAGATTCTGCTGCTGCGTTTTTCCATATTCTTGGCCGAATGGAAGGGGCATTATTTTATGCTGCCGCATCACCATTCATAAAGACAAAGGAATTGGAACCGCTCGTTGATTATTTTATTATCAGCAGGCTGAACCAAGAAGCATTTATGAATGAGCCGACGCCGCTCATCATAAGACTAGGTAAGATCTTAGAACAAGACCACAGCACCCTGACCATCACCGAAGCAATCAATCAAGAGCTGGAGGAAGCGAGCGAGAGACTGACGCGAAACCTCCACAAAATGCCGCAAGTTTATGCAGCTGCAGCTCGCAGACTTTTGCTTCAGGAAAACCGGCAGGAAGAGTTATATCTGGAAGAAGGGTAA
- a CDS encoding HU family DNA-binding protein, with product MNKTDLINTVAEKSDLSKKDATNAVDAVFDSIMDSLKQGDKVQLIGFGNFEVRERAARKGRNPQTGKEIEIPASKVPAFKAGKALKDVLK from the coding sequence ATGAATAAAACAGATCTAATCAATACTGTTGCTGAGAAAAGCGATCTTTCTAAAAAGGATGCTACGAATGCTGTAGATGCAGTTTTCGATTCTATTATGGATTCTTTGAAACAAGGTGACAAAGTACAATTGATTGGTTTCGGTAACTTTGAAGTACGCGAGCGTGCTGCACGTAAAGGCCGTAACCCGCAGACTGGGAAAGAAATCGAAATCCCAGCTAGCAAAGTGCCAGCGTTTAAAGCCGGCAAAGCCCTTAAGGATGTCTTGAAGTAA
- the spoIVA gene encoding stage IV sporulation protein A, which translates to MERVDIFKDISKRTNGDIYLGVVGAVRTGKSTFIKKFMELVVLPNMEDEAERARAQDELPQSAAGRTIMTTEPKFVPNNAVSLQVDEGLEVSVRVVDCVGYTVEGAKGFEDENGPRMINTPWYEEPIPFHDAAEIGTRKVIQEHSTIGVVVTTDGSIGEIPRKDYVEPEERVVSELKEVGKPFIMVINSVTPHNQNTELLRQELIEKYDIPVLAMSVESMTEHDVYSVLRESLYEFPVLEVNVNLPSWVMVLKEDHWLRSNYQAAIQETVKDIKRLRDVDRVVGYFDEYDYIARANLAGMELGEGVAEIDLHAPDALYDQVLKEIVGEEIRGKDHLLQLMQDFSHAKREYDQVSDALHMVKQTGYGIAAPSLQDMALDEPEIIRQGSRFGVRLKAVAPSIHMIKVDVHSEFAPIIGTEKQSEELVRYLMQDFEEDPLSIWDSDIFGRSLNSIVREGIQGKISLMPENARYKLKETLERIINEGSGGLIAIIL; encoded by the coding sequence TTGGAAAGAGTAGATATTTTTAAAGATATCTCGAAACGGACAAACGGCGATATCTACCTTGGGGTGGTAGGGGCTGTCCGAACGGGAAAATCGACATTTATTAAGAAATTCATGGAATTGGTTGTCCTGCCTAATATGGAGGATGAAGCGGAGAGAGCCCGCGCCCAAGATGAACTGCCACAAAGCGCAGCCGGCCGGACGATTATGACTACAGAGCCTAAATTCGTTCCAAATAATGCTGTGTCGCTGCAAGTGGATGAAGGGTTGGAAGTAAGTGTTCGTGTTGTAGACTGTGTAGGTTATACAGTTGAAGGTGCAAAAGGTTTTGAAGATGAAAATGGACCGCGGATGATTAATACACCATGGTATGAAGAACCGATTCCATTCCATGATGCTGCTGAAATTGGCACTCGGAAGGTTATTCAAGAACATAGTACTATTGGTGTCGTTGTAACAACAGATGGCTCAATCGGTGAGATACCGCGCAAAGACTATGTGGAGCCTGAAGAACGTGTTGTATCGGAATTAAAGGAAGTCGGCAAGCCATTCATCATGGTAATCAATTCCGTTACACCTCATAACCAGAATACAGAGCTGCTTCGCCAGGAATTGATTGAAAAATATGATATTCCTGTACTGGCAATGAGTGTTGAGAGCATGACAGAACATGATGTATACAGCGTACTTCGGGAGTCGTTATATGAGTTTCCAGTGCTTGAAGTGAACGTAAACTTGCCAAGCTGGGTGATGGTACTCAAGGAAGATCATTGGCTTCGATCAAACTACCAAGCAGCCATTCAGGAAACAGTAAAAGATATCAAACGCCTTCGTGATGTCGATCGCGTTGTAGGGTATTTTGATGAATACGATTATATCGCAAGAGCGAACCTTGCCGGGATGGAGCTAGGCGAAGGTGTTGCTGAAATTGACTTGCACGCTCCAGATGCGCTGTATGATCAGGTACTTAAAGAGATCGTCGGTGAAGAGATTCGCGGAAAGGATCATTTGCTGCAGCTGATGCAGGATTTCTCGCATGCAAAACGAGAATATGATCAAGTATCGGACGCCCTTCATATGGTAAAGCAAACAGGTTATGGTATTGCAGCGCCGAGTTTGCAGGATATGGCACTGGATGAACCGGAAATCATCCGCCAAGGCTCACGCTTCGGTGTCCGTCTGAAAGCTGTCGCACCGAGTATCCATATGATTAAGGTCGATGTTCATTCCGAGTTTGCGCCAATTATCGGTACAGAGAAACAGAGCGAGGAGCTCGTTCGATACTTGATGCAAGACTTCGAGGAAGACCCGCTATCCATCTGGGATTCAGATATTTTCGGCCGCTCCCTCAACTCTATTGTTCGAGAAGGGATTCAAGGCAAAATCTCGCTGATGCCTGAAAATGCCAGATATAAACTAAAAGAGACGTTAGAGCGAATTATCAACGAAGGATCAGGCGGTCTTATTGCGATCATTCTATGA
- a CDS encoding stage VI sporulation protein F translates to MADFQKNLIDQIQKKSNVKADDIYKVANSVKSANFQDEATVRGLVKQLAAMAGKPLTKEKEDKIVKAIVGNNMPADMNTLSKFFKN, encoded by the coding sequence GTGGCGGACTTTCAGAAAAACTTGATTGATCAGATTCAAAAGAAATCTAATGTCAAGGCTGATGATATCTATAAGGTGGCTAACTCTGTAAAAAGTGCGAATTTCCAAGATGAAGCAACCGTTCGCGGTCTGGTAAAGCAGCTGGCAGCAATGGCAGGCAAACCGCTGACAAAAGAAAAAGAAGATAAAATCGTTAAAGCAATTGTCGGTAATAACATGCCGGCGGATATGAACACGCTGAGTAAGTTTTTCAAAAACTAA
- a CDS encoding NAD(P)H-dependent glycerol-3-phosphate dehydrogenase has translation MPKQIAVLGAGSWGTALAMVLADNGHNVRLWSHNPNQVASMNASHQNEKYLPGIVLPEGITAYESMEEAVRDTAAVILVVPAKAIREVTAKLADHLPADAVIAHATKGIEPKTSKRVSEMIEEELQEVNHRPVVVLSGPSHAEEVAKRQPTTLSASSVDMEEAQKIQELFMNENFRVYTITDMVGVEFGGSLKNIIALGAGISDGLGYGDNAKAALITRGLAEIARLGTKLGANPLTFIGLSGMGDLIVTCTSVHSRNWRTGNMLGKGMTLDEALDQMGMAVEGVRTTEAVAELAQQAGVDMPITQGINQVLFHGAKAKDIVDQLMTRLPKHEMNDLQDVLNTR, from the coding sequence ATGCCGAAACAGATAGCAGTACTCGGAGCAGGCAGCTGGGGAACTGCCCTTGCCATGGTCTTAGCGGATAATGGTCATAACGTGAGGCTCTGGTCGCATAATCCTAATCAAGTTGCTAGCATGAACGCATCACATCAAAATGAGAAATACCTTCCAGGCATTGTACTGCCTGAAGGTATTACTGCTTATGAATCGATGGAGGAGGCTGTGCGCGATACAGCGGCAGTTATCTTAGTCGTTCCTGCGAAAGCAATACGGGAAGTGACAGCAAAGCTTGCTGACCATCTACCAGCAGATGCTGTTATTGCCCACGCAACGAAGGGCATTGAACCGAAGACAAGCAAGCGGGTATCTGAAATGATAGAGGAAGAGTTACAGGAAGTGAATCACCGTCCTGTTGTCGTTCTGTCTGGTCCAAGCCATGCCGAGGAAGTTGCCAAACGGCAGCCAACGACGCTTAGTGCATCTTCTGTTGATATGGAAGAAGCGCAGAAGATACAAGAACTCTTCATGAATGAGAATTTCAGAGTGTATACGATTACCGACATGGTAGGAGTAGAATTTGGCGGTTCTCTTAAAAATATTATCGCATTAGGCGCAGGTATTTCCGATGGTCTTGGATACGGAGATAATGCGAAAGCAGCATTAATCACGCGCGGACTAGCAGAAATTGCGCGTCTTGGTACAAAGCTCGGAGCCAATCCGCTTACATTTATCGGATTATCCGGAATGGGAGATTTGATTGTGACGTGCACAAGTGTGCACAGCCGCAACTGGCGCACCGGTAATATGCTTGGTAAAGGAATGACTCTTGATGAGGCATTGGACCAGATGGGAATGGCTGTCGAAGGTGTGCGTACGACAGAAGCCGTTGCTGAGCTTGCCCAGCAGGCTGGTGTGGATATGCCAATTACGCAAGGTATTAACCAAGTTCTTTTCCATGGTGCGAAGGCAAAGGATATTGTTGATCAATTGATGACAAGACTGCCGAAGCATGAAATGAACGATCTTCAAGATGTATTGAATACACGCTAA
- the der gene encoding ribosome biogenesis GTPase Der encodes MRKSVVAIVGRPNVGKSTIFNRLAGERISIVEDTPGVTRDRIYTEAEWLNQPFNIIDTGGIEIGDAPFLVEIREQAELAIQEADVIVFMVNGREGITGADEEVAKILFRSNKPVVLAVNKVDNPEMRDQIYEFYSLGFGEPFPISGTHGLGLGDLLDAVVGHFPERAEMVEDEETIHFSLIGRPNVGKSSLVNALLNQDRVIVSDVAGTTRDAVDSTFTREDQDFVIIDTAGMRKRGKVYETTEKYSILRALKAIERSDVVLVLINAEEGIIEQDKKIAGYAHDAGKAIVIVVNKWDTVESDEKKMKEFTDEIRAHFLYLDYAPIVFLSAKTKKRIHTLMPAILTASENHAKRIQTNVLNDVIMDALAMNPAPTYKGQRLKVLYATQVAVKPPAFAVFVNDPELMHFSYVRFLENRIREAFGFTGTPIKIFPRRRS; translated from the coding sequence ATGAGGAAATCAGTAGTTGCCATCGTAGGCAGACCAAACGTAGGAAAATCAACGATATTCAACCGTCTTGCCGGGGAAAGGATCTCAATTGTAGAAGATACCCCAGGTGTGACGCGTGACAGAATCTACACAGAAGCGGAATGGCTGAACCAGCCGTTTAACATAATCGACACAGGCGGTATCGAGATTGGTGATGCGCCGTTCTTAGTAGAAATCAGAGAACAAGCAGAGCTTGCTATTCAGGAAGCGGATGTCATTGTGTTCATGGTAAATGGACGCGAAGGAATTACGGGAGCAGATGAAGAAGTTGCAAAAATTCTTTTCCGTTCCAACAAACCAGTTGTACTGGCAGTTAATAAAGTGGACAACCCAGAAATGCGGGACCAGATTTATGAGTTTTACAGTTTAGGGTTTGGGGAACCGTTTCCAATATCCGGAACACACGGCTTAGGGCTTGGTGATTTGCTGGATGCTGTTGTTGGGCACTTCCCAGAACGCGCTGAAATGGTGGAAGATGAAGAAACCATACATTTCAGCTTAATCGGACGTCCGAACGTTGGGAAGTCATCGCTTGTGAATGCATTGCTTAACCAAGATCGTGTAATCGTTAGTGACGTGGCAGGAACAACACGTGATGCAGTTGACTCAACATTCACACGTGAAGACCAGGACTTTGTCATTATCGATACAGCCGGTATGCGTAAACGAGGAAAAGTGTATGAAACGACCGAGAAATACAGTATTTTGCGAGCTTTGAAGGCAATTGAGCGGTCGGATGTTGTTCTTGTGCTAATCAATGCAGAAGAAGGCATTATCGAGCAAGATAAAAAAATCGCAGGTTATGCACATGATGCAGGCAAAGCGATTGTTATCGTTGTGAATAAATGGGATACAGTCGAGTCAGATGAAAAGAAAATGAAGGAATTCACAGACGAGATCAGAGCGCACTTCCTTTATCTCGACTATGCACCAATTGTTTTCTTGTCTGCCAAAACGAAAAAGCGTATTCATACACTAATGCCTGCTATTTTAACAGCGAGTGAGAATCACGCGAAACGCATTCAGACAAACGTTCTGAATGATGTCATTATGGATGCTTTAGCAATGAATCCGGCACCAACATATAAAGGCCAGCGCTTGAAAGTACTTTATGCGACACAAGTAGCCGTCAAGCCGCCAGCTTTTGCTGTATTCGTAAACGATCCGGAACTCATGCACTTCTCTTATGTCCGTTTCTTAGAAAATAGAATTAGAGAAGCATTCGGTTTCACAGGAACGCCAATCAAAATCTTCCCAAGAAGAAGATCTTAA